One segment of Anopheles stephensi strain Indian chromosome 3, UCI_ANSTEP_V1.0, whole genome shotgun sequence DNA contains the following:
- the LOC118509515 gene encoding DDB1- and CUL4-associated factor 8-like isoform X2, translating into MEEDSPKNSDNEAEDNSSPRKKVKTDHDLQQPSTSATGASTSSGNVAASTSTATVSDKSDDPSEQESNRQREPLDDTPEREIDEDDALLAAAGISPRSSGDRSDAEDDEARSDDVFIQNLERSVERLRRNVRRLTNRHDRARNGGGENAAGDAAQAGGNPAPNNAIDREASNRIRNQIANNIAQLFAPNVFRGYDTSEDSIDSIDAAGNGEEQEEDNRSLLYDGENGTESDTSSNSASTSTLSSSSESSVSYGHTSGSEYEYADLPVRDELNVDTLDCLKTASVKCKWNVVRDICQRQHGVRFHKPPATVGRYDPSQFQKRAYGSVNLVQRMGLLHKLVHHRGCVNCLNFHPTGKLLASGSDDLRINLWNWETKKLVKSIRSGHKNNVFQAKFMVCEGYRDSDIELISTGRDGCVRHTFVAPSGHSTTNQIFRSSHAIHKVAIPARNDHVFLMAGEDEMVRLCDMRQGKVQTVVDVGKRLYSIATHPFDSDFCVAGNGGAVRVYDLRRAQTPKKMLAPNEPTERRLHSSITCAVYNHDGSEILASYSEGDIHLFNLAASDFPQLSSTRFRGHCNIKTIKGVSFFGPHSEYVASGSDCGYIYIWEKSSQSIVNWLRSNPGDVVNCLEPHPEFPILASSGVEDDVKIWVPKGLKDEQTAPLFDANDLKRYVRRNLNHRNIYRTDFGLRATPLSRFFPTLTYRRRSVAHLNIDDAVDDLQEQDDYDRPGRSRLDCSPS; encoded by the exons atGGAAGAAGACTCGCCCAAAAACAGCGATAATGAGGCGGAAGACAACAGCAGCCCGCGGAAGAAGGTGAAAACCGATCATGACCTACAGCAACCCTCGACGTCGGCCACCGGTGCATCGACTTCATCCGGCAATGTGGCGGCATCCACGTCTACCGCGACCGTGTCAGACAAAAGCGATGATCCCTCAGAACA GGAAAGCAATCGACAGCGGGAACCGCTTGATGATACGCCGGAACGGGAGATTGATGAAGATGACGCACTGCTGGCTGCTGCCGGCATATCACCTAGATCGTCAGGTGACAGAAGTGACGCAGAAGACGATGAAGCCCGTTCGGATGATGTGTTTATACAGAATCTGGAACGGTCTGTGGAACGATTGCGGCGCAATGTTCGCCGGCTAACGAACCGGCATGATCGGGCACGGAACGGTGGTGGCGAGAACGCGGCAGGTGATGCTGCCCAGGCTGGCGGAAATCCGGCTCCCAACAATGCAATCGACCGCGAGGCATCTAATCGTATAAGAAATCAG ATTGCCAATAACATAGCGCAGCTGTTTGCGCCGAACGTTTTCCGTGGATACGACACGTCCGAGGACAGCATCGACAGCATCGATGCGGCCGGGAATGGCGAGGAGCAAGAGGAAGACAATAGGTCACTGTTGTACGATGGTGAAAATGGGACGGAGAGTGACACATCTTCGAACTCTGCCTCCACATCTACCCTATCGTCTAGCTCGGAAAGCTCCGTTTCCTACGGACA CACAAGTGGTTCCGAATACGAATACGCCGACTTGCCAGTGCGAGACGAGCTGAATGTGGACACGCTGGACTGTCTTAAGACCGCCTCCGTAAA GTGTAAATGGAATGTAGTGCGCGATATATGCCAGCGGCAGCACGGCGTACGCTTCCACAAGCCACCCGCCACGGTCGGTAGATACGATCCGAGCCAATTCCAAAAACGTGCCTACGGCTCGGTGAACCTGGTGCAACGGATGGGCCTGCTGCACAAGCTCGTGCACCATCGGGGTTGCGTGAACTGCTTAAACTTTCACCCGACGGGCAAACTGTTGGCCAGCGGTTCGGACGATCTGCGCATCAACCTGTGGAACTGGGAAACGAAGAAGCTGGTAAAGTCGATCCGCAGCGGACACAAGAACAACGTGTTCCAGGCCAAGTTTATGGTCTGCGAAGGGTACCGGGACAGCGACATTGAGCTCATCTCGACCGGGCGCGATGGATGCGTGCGCCACACGTTCGTCGCACCGTCGGGCCATTCCACCACGAATCAAATCTTTCGCTCGTCGCACGCGATCCACAAGGTGGCGATACCGGCCCGCAACGATCACGTGTTCCTGATGGCCGGTGAGGATGAAATGGTGCGCCTGTGCGACATGCGCCAGGGCAAGGTCCAGACGGTGGTCGACGTTGGGAAGCGGTTGTACAGCATTGCCACGCACCCGTTCGATTCGGACTTTTGTGTGGCCGGCAATGGCGGTGCGGTGCGGGTGTACGACCTACGGCGTGCGCAGACCCCGAAGAAAATGCTCGCACCGAATGAACCGACCGAAAGG AGACTCCATTCGAGTATCACATGCGCTGTGTACAACCACGATGGGTCGGAGATTCTGGCCAGCTACAGTGAGGGCGACATACATCTATTTAATCTGGCCGCATCGGACTTTCCGCAGTTGTCATCGACCCGTTTCCGGGGGCATTG CAACATAAAAACGATCAAGGGCGTAAGTTTCTTTGGCCCACATTCGGAGTACGTGGCGAGTGGTAGCGACTGCGGGTACATCTACATCTGGGAAAAGAGCAGTCAATCCATTGTGAACTGGTTGCGAAGCAATCCGGGGGACGTTGTGAACTGCCTCGAACCACACCCCGAGTTTCCGATACTGGCCAGCTCCGGGGTAGAGGATGATGTTAAAATTTGGGTTCCTAAGGGGCTAAAGGACGAGCAGACGGCACCGCTGTTCGATGCGAACGATTTGAAGCGCTACGTACGGCGCAACCTTAACCACCGGAACATCTATCGAACGGATTTTGGGTTGCGGGCGACACCACTGTCTCGCTTCTTTCCGACACTTACGTACCGGCGCCGTTCGGTCGCCCATCTGAACATAGACGATGCGGTCGACGATTTGCAGGAGCAGGACGACTACGATCGGCCTGGCCGGTCGCGGCTCGATTGTAGTCCCTCGTAA
- the LOC118509515 gene encoding DDB1- and CUL4-associated factor 8-like isoform X1, with amino-acid sequence MCQARAIEPNNPVVRNNYLQNLVPHLWALNSARKYFYRFHFLRPSVKYRRTDRGGRAVTSCPNFPSNREKATLKKQKKNAMEEDSPKNSDNEAEDNSSPRKKVKTDHDLQQPSTSATGASTSSGNVAASTSTATVSDKSDDPSEQESNRQREPLDDTPEREIDEDDALLAAAGISPRSSGDRSDAEDDEARSDDVFIQNLERSVERLRRNVRRLTNRHDRARNGGGENAAGDAAQAGGNPAPNNAIDREASNRIRNQIANNIAQLFAPNVFRGYDTSEDSIDSIDAAGNGEEQEEDNRSLLYDGENGTESDTSSNSASTSTLSSSSESSVSYGHTSGSEYEYADLPVRDELNVDTLDCLKTASVKCKWNVVRDICQRQHGVRFHKPPATVGRYDPSQFQKRAYGSVNLVQRMGLLHKLVHHRGCVNCLNFHPTGKLLASGSDDLRINLWNWETKKLVKSIRSGHKNNVFQAKFMVCEGYRDSDIELISTGRDGCVRHTFVAPSGHSTTNQIFRSSHAIHKVAIPARNDHVFLMAGEDEMVRLCDMRQGKVQTVVDVGKRLYSIATHPFDSDFCVAGNGGAVRVYDLRRAQTPKKMLAPNEPTERRLHSSITCAVYNHDGSEILASYSEGDIHLFNLAASDFPQLSSTRFRGHCNIKTIKGVSFFGPHSEYVASGSDCGYIYIWEKSSQSIVNWLRSNPGDVVNCLEPHPEFPILASSGVEDDVKIWVPKGLKDEQTAPLFDANDLKRYVRRNLNHRNIYRTDFGLRATPLSRFFPTLTYRRRSVAHLNIDDAVDDLQEQDDYDRPGRSRLDCSPS; translated from the exons ATGTGTCAGGCCCGAGCAATCGAACCAAACAACCCTGTTGTGCGTAATAATTATTTGCAAAATTTAGTTCCTCATTTGTGGGCTCTAAACAGTGCTAGGAAGTATTTCTACAGATTCCATTTTCTGCGACCGTCCGTAAAGTACCGGCGGACCGATCGGGGCGGACGTGCAGTAACAAGTTG CCCAAACTTCCCTTCCAACAGAGAAAAGGCTACTCtgaaaaagcagaaaaaaaacgcgatGGAAGAAGACTCGCCCAAAAACAGCGATAATGAGGCGGAAGACAACAGCAGCCCGCGGAAGAAGGTGAAAACCGATCATGACCTACAGCAACCCTCGACGTCGGCCACCGGTGCATCGACTTCATCCGGCAATGTGGCGGCATCCACGTCTACCGCGACCGTGTCAGACAAAAGCGATGATCCCTCAGAACA GGAAAGCAATCGACAGCGGGAACCGCTTGATGATACGCCGGAACGGGAGATTGATGAAGATGACGCACTGCTGGCTGCTGCCGGCATATCACCTAGATCGTCAGGTGACAGAAGTGACGCAGAAGACGATGAAGCCCGTTCGGATGATGTGTTTATACAGAATCTGGAACGGTCTGTGGAACGATTGCGGCGCAATGTTCGCCGGCTAACGAACCGGCATGATCGGGCACGGAACGGTGGTGGCGAGAACGCGGCAGGTGATGCTGCCCAGGCTGGCGGAAATCCGGCTCCCAACAATGCAATCGACCGCGAGGCATCTAATCGTATAAGAAATCAG ATTGCCAATAACATAGCGCAGCTGTTTGCGCCGAACGTTTTCCGTGGATACGACACGTCCGAGGACAGCATCGACAGCATCGATGCGGCCGGGAATGGCGAGGAGCAAGAGGAAGACAATAGGTCACTGTTGTACGATGGTGAAAATGGGACGGAGAGTGACACATCTTCGAACTCTGCCTCCACATCTACCCTATCGTCTAGCTCGGAAAGCTCCGTTTCCTACGGACA CACAAGTGGTTCCGAATACGAATACGCCGACTTGCCAGTGCGAGACGAGCTGAATGTGGACACGCTGGACTGTCTTAAGACCGCCTCCGTAAA GTGTAAATGGAATGTAGTGCGCGATATATGCCAGCGGCAGCACGGCGTACGCTTCCACAAGCCACCCGCCACGGTCGGTAGATACGATCCGAGCCAATTCCAAAAACGTGCCTACGGCTCGGTGAACCTGGTGCAACGGATGGGCCTGCTGCACAAGCTCGTGCACCATCGGGGTTGCGTGAACTGCTTAAACTTTCACCCGACGGGCAAACTGTTGGCCAGCGGTTCGGACGATCTGCGCATCAACCTGTGGAACTGGGAAACGAAGAAGCTGGTAAAGTCGATCCGCAGCGGACACAAGAACAACGTGTTCCAGGCCAAGTTTATGGTCTGCGAAGGGTACCGGGACAGCGACATTGAGCTCATCTCGACCGGGCGCGATGGATGCGTGCGCCACACGTTCGTCGCACCGTCGGGCCATTCCACCACGAATCAAATCTTTCGCTCGTCGCACGCGATCCACAAGGTGGCGATACCGGCCCGCAACGATCACGTGTTCCTGATGGCCGGTGAGGATGAAATGGTGCGCCTGTGCGACATGCGCCAGGGCAAGGTCCAGACGGTGGTCGACGTTGGGAAGCGGTTGTACAGCATTGCCACGCACCCGTTCGATTCGGACTTTTGTGTGGCCGGCAATGGCGGTGCGGTGCGGGTGTACGACCTACGGCGTGCGCAGACCCCGAAGAAAATGCTCGCACCGAATGAACCGACCGAAAGG AGACTCCATTCGAGTATCACATGCGCTGTGTACAACCACGATGGGTCGGAGATTCTGGCCAGCTACAGTGAGGGCGACATACATCTATTTAATCTGGCCGCATCGGACTTTCCGCAGTTGTCATCGACCCGTTTCCGGGGGCATTG CAACATAAAAACGATCAAGGGCGTAAGTTTCTTTGGCCCACATTCGGAGTACGTGGCGAGTGGTAGCGACTGCGGGTACATCTACATCTGGGAAAAGAGCAGTCAATCCATTGTGAACTGGTTGCGAAGCAATCCGGGGGACGTTGTGAACTGCCTCGAACCACACCCCGAGTTTCCGATACTGGCCAGCTCCGGGGTAGAGGATGATGTTAAAATTTGGGTTCCTAAGGGGCTAAAGGACGAGCAGACGGCACCGCTGTTCGATGCGAACGATTTGAAGCGCTACGTACGGCGCAACCTTAACCACCGGAACATCTATCGAACGGATTTTGGGTTGCGGGCGACACCACTGTCTCGCTTCTTTCCGACACTTACGTACCGGCGCCGTTCGGTCGCCCATCTGAACATAGACGATGCGGTCGACGATTTGCAGGAGCAGGACGACTACGATCGGCCTGGCCGGTCGCGGCTCGATTGTAGTCCCTCGTAA
- the LOC118509526 gene encoding WD repeat-containing protein 92 — MDSVQMISHIEKSLNYSVYDVKWIPCTAKFVAVGSQPKGTGTVQIYELNHGSLDLVRETEKQVSLKCCSFGASRLRAEHLAVGDFAGKLAVYDLERLDAPVYEATGHEGIINTLDAIGGSTVNCGAPEIVTGGRDGSVKVWDPRQPNDPVANICPAGKDSLQRRDCWAVGFGDSHNPVERVVCSGYDNGDLKLVDLRNLKLRWETNVKNGICSVEFDRKDIRMNKLAVSTLEGGLHVFDMRTQHSKHGFASVREKTVGQSLGTNGVVSAAKSTVWTVKHLPQNRDIFMTGGGSGNVRIWLYHYPEKRSKTLTDGEEEGVAGSLEMLHATTLSTQPVHTFDWSPDRQGLAVCGSFDQTVRVLITTNLNLH, encoded by the exons ATGGATTCCGTTCAGATGATATCGCACATCGAAAAATCGCTCAACTACTCGGTGTATGACGTGAAATGGATACCCTGTACAGCCAAGTTCGTGGCCGTAGGCTCACAACCGAAGGGCACCGGAACGGTACAAATTTACGAGCTAAACCATGGCTCGCTGGATTTGGTGCGCGAGACGGAAAAGCAAGTTTCGCTGAAATGCTGCTCGTTCGGTGCGTCCCGGCTTCGGGCGGAACATCTTGCGGTGGGTGATTTTGCCGGCAAGCTTGCCGTGTACGATCTGGAGCGGCTAGATGCGCCCGTGTACGAAGCGACCGGTCACGAAGGAATCATAAATACGCTTGACGCAATCGGTGGATCGACGGTGAACTGCGGTGCGCCGGAAATTGTTACCGGTGGGCGTGACGGTTCGGTGAAGGTGTGGGACCCACGGCAACCGAACGATCCGGTAGCAAACATTTGTCCCGCGGGCAAGGATTCGTTGCAGCGACGGGACTGTTGGGCGGTTGGGTTCGGAGATTCGCACAATCCGGTAGAGCGGGTCGTTTGCTCCGGGTATGACAACGGTGACCTGAAGCTGGTCGATCTTCGCAATCTAAAGCTGCGCTGGGAAACGAACGTTAAGAATGGCATCTGCTCGGTGGAGTTCGATCGGAAGGATATACGCATGAACAAGCTGGCCGTAAGTACGCTGGAAGGTGGTTTGCACGTGTTCGATATGCGCACCCAGCATTCGAAGCATGGATTTGCGTCGGTGAGAGAGAAAACCGTTGGCCAATCGCTCGGCACCAACGGTGTGGTTAGTGCGGCAAAGTCGACCGTCTGGACGGTGAAACATCTGCCGCAGAATCGGGACATTTTTATGACCGGCGGTGGATCGGGCAATGTTCGCATATGGCTTTA CCACTATCCGGAGAAACGATCCAAAACGTTAACAGATGGAGAAGAGGAAGGTGTTGCCGGTTCGTTGGAAATGCTGCACGCTACCACCCTGTCCACCCAGCCCGTGCACACCTTCGACTGGAGTCCAGATCGACAGGGTTTGGCCGTGTGTGGGTCGTTCGATCAGACCGTACGCGTGTTGATTACTACCAACTTGAACCTGCATTAA
- the LOC118509525 gene encoding tetratricopeptide repeat protein 27, with amino-acid sequence MVRKLPAHTCSEKQYFPNILTAMDSLLATLKHPNAPEPSGRFYALLLKSELKALLESDTFTEVLIGEELQTGASNEDLLHLAIGSLIAFLQYNFLGPRAKDDQREASVETSNHRAQLKSDGEELNVNVVRADCLLVCKKIFERLINLDEQGLRLRLWYQRYLLVHQRCIDDLTHDLYERFNGNVAMLVATLEDVDRALKIEIYLEILLGFVQFKRITKSEQWLEKLESLSNVALSVEGALGVRTKFQQNPLPQLTLRLQGVSELELPDATQTHGSFQLPAILKLEDEVRLEKVKFVNEQENEDLQLPALVQNMVLAKLYFLYVSQPREQLTLEEIQPYITSLVYQRFGPWATRVAALFLNATIEATHKRTVDRSLRQMEDLIQQFDASSGETASSTPVADRLPMVFSSWLISYWQMKEKLADVMVSLGMVKGALDIYQEVQSWENVIECHTVLEMRHLAAAVIKELIERNGPTVRLYCMLGDATDDVECYQQAWELSKETSASAQRHWGNYYFVRKDYTAAIGHLRRSIEINCLQERTLLRLGYAALELERWEEAAYAYRLYTSFESHGFEPWNNLAKAYIMLGEKPRAHKVLQEALKCNFSNWKVWENYLLVCIDTKNFVDALNAYERLLELKERYYDKQVLEIIVRAIVLGEQDADGTACSRLKKKAITMLGHACAQQPTNGYLYELAAELEDTDLLKRCQKLQNAYRGYTQSNSQWAKTPDSCSTVVNLCVELCERSLKAFVDGKSEEARFVALRSQLSSARLTGQACLRSANTEAWPICVEPLGALQSLVDNITTELKQAMGQ; translated from the exons ATGGTGCGCAAACTGCCTGCCCATACGTGCAGTGAGAAACAGTACTTTCCAAATATACTTACCGCTATGGATAGTTTGCTTGCAACTTTGAAACATCCTAACG CTCCTGAACCTTCGGGGCGCTTCTATGCACTGCTGCTTAAATCCGAACTAAAAGCCTTGCTGGAGTCGGATACCTTCACCGAGGTACTCATCGGCGAAGAACTCCAAACTGGTGCTTCAAACGAGGATTTACTCCACCTGGCCATTGGGAGCTTGATCGCATTTTTACAGTACAATTTCCTCGGTCCACGCGCAAAGGACGATCAACGAGAAGCGAGCGTTGAAACCTCCAACCACCGGGCACAGCTGAAGTCTGACGGAGAGGAACTGAATGTAAATGTTGTGCGTGCCGATTGTTTGCTAGTGTGCAAGAAGATATTTGAACGGTTGATCAATCTCGACGAGCAAGGACTGCGGTTGCGGCTCTGGTATCAACGGTATTTGCTCGTTCATCAGCGCTGCATCGATGATCTCACGCACGATCTGTACGAACGGTTCAATGGAAACGTGGCCATGCTCGTAGCTACCCTCGAGGATGTAGACAGGGCGCTGAAGATTGAAATTTACCTAGAGATTCTGTTGGGATTTGTTCAATTCAAGCGCATTACCAAATCGGAACAGTGGTTGGAGAAGCTTGAATCCCTCTCGAATGTGGCACTGTCCGTGGAGGGAGCATTGGGAGTGCGTACCAAGTTTCAGCAGAACCCACTGCCCCAGCTGACACTCCGGCTGCAAGGTGTGAGCGAGCTGGAACTGCCCGATGCCACACAAACGCACGGCAGCTTCCAACTGCCGGCCATCCTGAAGCTGGAAGATGAGGTGCGTTTGGAGAAGGTAAAGTTTGTGAACGAGCAAGAGAACGAAGATCTTCAGTTGCCCGCTTTGGTGCAGAATATGGTGCTTGCAAAGTT GTACTTTCTGTACGTGTCCCAGCCAAGAGAACAGCTGACGTTGGAAGAGATACAACCCTACATTACTTCGCTCGTCTATCAACGGTTCGGACCTTGGGCAACGCGCGTGGCCGCACTCTTCCTGAACGCCACCATTGAAGCCACGCACAAGCGTACGGTCGATCGTTCGCTGCGACAAATGGAGGACCTGATACAGCAGTTCGATGCATCCTCCGGCGAAACCGCATCATCGACCCCGGTTGCGGATCGTCTGCCAATGGTGTTTAGCTCGTGGCTCATCTCCTACTGGCAGATGAAGGAAAAGCTGGCCGACGTGATGGTTAGTCTCGGCATGGTAAAGGGTGCTCTCGACATCTACCAGGAGGTGCAGAGCTGGGAGAACGTGATCGAGTGTCACACGGTGCTGGAGATGCGGCATCTCGCTGCTGCCGTCATAAAGGAGTTGATAGAACGGAACGGGCCCACGGTGCGGTTGTACTGCATGCTGGGAGATGCCACGGACGATGTGGAATGCTATCAACAGGCCTGGGAGCTATCGAAAGAAACGAGCGCCAGTGCCCAGCGCCACTGGGGCAACTACTACTTTGTGCGCAAAGACTATACGGCAGCGATCGGGCATCTGCGTCGCTCGATTGAGATCAACTGTTTGCAGGAACGGACCCTGCTACGGCTAGGCTATGCGGCGCTTGAACTAGAGCGCTGGGAAGAGGCAGCCTATGCATACCGGCTGTACACGTCGTTCGAAAGCCACGGCTTCGAGCCGTGGAACAATCTCGCGAAAGCGTACATCATGCTGGGGGAAAAGCCCCGGGCACATAAAGTGCTGCAGGAAGCGCTCAAGTGTAACTTCAGCAACTGGAAGGTTTGGGAAAACTATCTGCTCGTCTGTATCGATACGAAGAATTTTGTGGACGCGCTGAACGCTTACGAACGGTTGCTGGAGCTGAAGGAACGCTACTACGACAAGCAGGTGCTGGAAATTATTGTACGCGCGATCGTGCTGGGAGAGCAGGATGCCGATGGAACCGCTTGCAGTCGCCTGAAGAAGAAAGCGATCACCATGCTTGGCCATGCCTGTGCCCAACAGCCCACCAATGGGTATCTGTACGAGCTGGCAGCAGAGCTGGAGGATACGGACTTGTTGAAGCGTTGCCAAAAGCTTCAAAACGCTTACCGCGGCTATACGCAGTCCAATAGTCAGTGGGCTAAAACGCCGGACAGCTGTTCCACCGTGGTAAACCTTTGCGTGGAACTGTGCGAGCGTAGCTTGAAAGCGTTCGTCGATGGGAAAAGCGAGGAAGCTCGGTTCGTGGCACTACGATCGCAACTGTCGTCCGCCCGGCTAACCGGACAGGCCTGCCTACGCTCGGCTAACACTGAAGCTTGGCCGATTTGTGTAGAACCGTTGGGCGCGCTTCAAAGCTTGGTAGATAATATTACGACCGAATTGAAGCAAGCGATGGGTCAATAA